Proteins from a genomic interval of Pelagibaculum spongiae:
- the murC gene encoding UDP-N-acetylmuramate--L-alanine ligase, producing MPQMRRTNHIHFIGIGGVGMGGIAEVLLNQGYEISGSDLASNPVTKRLQQAGATIYSEHLESNVERADVVVVSTAINEANPEIQRARVLRIPIVPRAEMLAELMRFRHGIAVAGTHGKTTTTSLTASLFAEGGMDPTFVIGGRLNSAGTNARLGSGRYLIAEADESDASFLHLQPMVAVVTNIDEDHMATYGGDFEKLKDTFVEFLHHLPFYGQAVMCIDDPVVREILPRIQRPLMTYGFSDDADFRAIDAKFDGMCSHFTVITPEGIRFPVKLNLPGQHNILNTLASIAVAMDHGVDQQSIINALEKFEGIGRRFQVHDVKAPAGEVMMIDDYGHHPREVQATLSAIRNGWPERRLVAVFQPHRYSRTRDLYEDFVQVLSQVDVLVMLEVYSAGEKPIPNVDSRSLCGSIRQRGSVDPVYCDQKELNRVLAGLLRSDDILLLQGAGNIGQLAAAIANDGLEAN from the coding sequence ATGCCGCAAATGCGTCGAACCAATCATATTCATTTTATTGGAATTGGCGGTGTTGGTATGGGTGGTATAGCAGAGGTTTTATTAAACCAGGGCTATGAGATTAGTGGTAGTGATCTTGCCTCAAATCCGGTGACCAAGCGGCTGCAACAGGCCGGAGCAACGATTTATTCTGAGCATTTAGAAAGTAATGTTGAACGCGCCGATGTCGTAGTGGTTTCCACTGCAATTAACGAAGCCAACCCAGAAATTCAACGTGCCCGTGTTTTGCGCATTCCAATTGTGCCACGTGCTGAAATGCTGGCTGAGCTAATGCGTTTTCGCCACGGTATTGCGGTTGCTGGTACTCACGGTAAAACGACCACTACCAGTCTGACTGCCAGCCTGTTTGCCGAAGGTGGCATGGATCCCACCTTTGTTATTGGTGGTCGATTAAATAGTGCCGGTACTAATGCTCGCTTGGGTAGTGGTCGCTATTTAATTGCCGAAGCTGATGAGTCGGATGCATCATTTTTGCATTTACAGCCAATGGTTGCTGTCGTCACCAATATCGATGAAGACCATATGGCAACTTATGGTGGTGATTTCGAAAAGCTGAAAGATACATTTGTTGAGTTTTTACACCACCTGCCATTTTATGGCCAGGCAGTGATGTGTATTGACGATCCCGTTGTGCGGGAAATTTTGCCAAGAATTCAACGGCCATTGATGACTTATGGCTTTAGCGACGATGCAGACTTCCGTGCAATTGATGCCAAATTTGATGGCATGTGCAGCCACTTCACAGTCATTACGCCGGAAGGCATTCGTTTTCCGGTGAAATTAAACCTACCGGGTCAGCATAATATTTTAAATACTTTGGCTTCTATTGCAGTGGCGATGGATCACGGCGTTGACCAGCAATCGATTATTAATGCATTAGAAAAATTTGAAGGTATTGGCCGTCGCTTCCAGGTTCACGATGTAAAGGCTCCGGCTGGTGAAGTAATGATGATCGATGACTATGGCCATCATCCACGCGAAGTTCAGGCGACTTTATCGGCCATTCGTAATGGCTGGCCTGAAAGACGATTAGTTGCAGTTTTCCAGCCGCATCGTTATAGCCGCACCCGAGATCTTTATGAAGATTTCGTTCAAGTGTTATCACAAGTTGATGTGTTGGTCATGCTGGAAGTTTATTCGGCCGGTGAAAAACCTATTCCAAATGTTGATAGCCGATCTTTGTGTGGTTCTATCCGCCAGAGAGGTTCGGTTGATCCAGTTTATTGTGATCAGAAAGAATTAAATAGAGTGCTAGCTGGATTGCTGCGAAGTGACGATATCTTATTGCTTCAAGGTGCCGGAAATATTGGTCAATTAGCAGCGGCTATTGCCAATGATGGGTTGGAGGCGAATTAA
- the murG gene encoding undecaprenyldiphospho-muramoylpentapeptide beta-N-acetylglucosaminyltransferase, whose amino-acid sequence MSRVLVMAGGTGGHIYPALAVAKNLTAKGWQVEWLGTPRGLENQLVPQAGFPLNHISVSGVRGKGVAGLLAAPWKILKSCLQARKLLKQLKPDLVIGFGGFASGPGGLMASVMNIPLVIHEQNAIAGTTNKILAGRASRVLQAFPNALKNGVVTGNPVRDEIVELSDLVVAEAIDSSVQKKLKLLIVGGSLGALALNKAMPAVASGLADKVEVWHQTGARTLEIAQQGYAEQSLVIEPKVTAYIDDMASAYAWADLVVCRAGALTVSEVAAAGLPAIFIPFPQAIDDHQTANAGYLVDKDAAVLLAQSDLTSERLQKLIESYLTPEGRKQLAQMASNAKKAAIVDATEVVVKHCLEVTGG is encoded by the coding sequence ATGAGCCGAGTATTAGTGATGGCAGGTGGTACCGGTGGCCATATTTATCCGGCACTGGCGGTCGCAAAAAATCTAACAGCAAAAGGCTGGCAAGTTGAATGGTTAGGAACCCCAAGAGGTTTGGAAAATCAGTTGGTGCCGCAAGCTGGTTTCCCGTTGAATCATATTTCTGTCAGTGGTGTTCGCGGTAAAGGGGTTGCTGGGTTGTTGGCAGCACCTTGGAAAATTTTAAAGTCTTGCTTGCAGGCTAGAAAATTACTTAAACAATTAAAGCCAGATTTGGTGATTGGCTTTGGTGGTTTCGCATCTGGCCCCGGTGGTTTAATGGCTAGCGTTATGAATATACCGTTGGTCATTCATGAGCAAAATGCAATAGCAGGCACCACCAATAAAATTTTGGCTGGTCGGGCTAGCCGAGTTTTACAGGCTTTTCCTAATGCCTTAAAAAATGGTGTGGTCACTGGTAATCCGGTTCGTGATGAAATTGTCGAACTGAGTGATTTAGTGGTTGCTGAGGCTATTGATAGTTCTGTACAGAAAAAACTGAAATTGTTAATCGTGGGTGGCAGTTTAGGTGCTTTGGCATTGAACAAAGCAATGCCAGCAGTTGCTTCAGGTTTGGCTGATAAAGTAGAAGTTTGGCACCAAACTGGAGCGCGTACTTTAGAGATTGCCCAGCAAGGTTATGCTGAGCAATCGTTAGTTATTGAGCCCAAAGTCACCGCTTATATTGACGATATGGCTAGTGCATATGCATGGGCAGATCTAGTGGTTTGTCGTGCGGGTGCTTTAACTGTTTCAGAAGTCGCGGCGGCAGGTTTGCCTGCGATATTTATTCCTTTCCCGCAAGCGATCGATGATCACCAAACGGCAAATGCCGGTTACTTGGTTGATAAAGACGCAGCGGTATTACTCGCGCAATCGGATCTGACATCAGAAAGATTGCAGAAATTAATCGAATCCTATTTAACACCCGAAGGCCGAAAACAGCTGGCGCAAATGGCAAGCAATGCCAAAAAAGCCGCCATCGTTGATGCTACTGAGGTTGTTGTTAAGCATTGTCTGGAGGTCACTGGTGGCTGA
- the ftsW gene encoding putative lipid II flippase FtsW → MSSTSISANFSTLVNYSVENFSWKKILQWPKPDATLLTAALILASIGLVMVASASVSVADKNFSDPLHYFWRQAAFLLMGLIIGAIAFRLPLQFWYRISKWLLILSIALLIAVLIPGVGKSVNGSIRWIPLAGINIQVSELVKLFVIIYLAGYLQRRQEEVKLELMGFIKPLLLLGMVVGLLLFEPDFGASVIIMATAMGMMFLAGAKLVQFAVLGGSLAIGASALVIAEPYRLSRLTSFSDPWADPFGSGYQLTQALMAIGRGDWFGLGLGSSIQKMMYLPEAHTDFIISVLAEELGFIGIVFICGLFACLVWRGLLMAYQAKQQQQLFVAYCGFGISLWLGLQVIVNLGVNAGLLPTKGLTLPLISYGGSSLIVNCVAIALLMRVQLETMQFAKTGTKQAKKSSREKRS, encoded by the coding sequence ATGAGTAGCACTTCTATTTCAGCTAACTTCTCAACGCTTGTAAATTACAGTGTGGAGAATTTTAGCTGGAAGAAAATACTGCAATGGCCAAAACCAGATGCAACATTATTAACTGCTGCACTCATTTTAGCGAGTATTGGACTAGTAATGGTGGCATCAGCATCGGTTAGTGTTGCCGATAAAAACTTTTCTGATCCATTGCATTATTTTTGGCGTCAGGCTGCATTTTTGTTGATGGGTCTAATAATAGGCGCTATAGCATTTCGCTTGCCATTACAGTTCTGGTATCGAATTAGTAAGTGGCTGTTGATTTTAAGTATTGCATTACTAATTGCAGTATTAATCCCTGGTGTTGGTAAATCGGTTAATGGCAGTATCCGCTGGATTCCCTTGGCAGGAATTAATATTCAGGTTTCTGAGCTGGTTAAGCTATTTGTGATTATTTATTTAGCCGGTTATCTACAGCGTCGCCAAGAAGAAGTGAAGCTAGAGTTGATGGGTTTTATCAAGCCACTTTTGTTGCTGGGAATGGTGGTGGGTTTGTTGTTATTTGAGCCAGATTTTGGCGCGTCGGTGATTATTATGGCAACGGCGATGGGGATGATGTTTTTAGCCGGTGCCAAGTTAGTTCAATTTGCAGTGCTAGGCGGCAGTTTGGCAATTGGCGCATCAGCGTTGGTAATTGCAGAGCCCTATCGATTAAGTCGTTTAACCAGTTTTTCTGATCCATGGGCCGATCCATTTGGCAGTGGTTATCAGTTAACTCAGGCGTTAATGGCGATCGGCAGAGGCGACTGGTTTGGCTTAGGATTGGGTTCCAGTATTCAGAAAATGATGTATCTGCCAGAAGCACATACTGATTTTATTATTTCTGTGTTGGCTGAAGAACTTGGCTTTATTGGGATTGTATTTATTTGCGGTCTTTTTGCTTGCTTGGTTTGGCGGGGGCTATTGATGGCCTATCAAGCGAAACAGCAGCAGCAATTATTTGTGGCTTATTGTGGCTTTGGAATTTCTTTGTGGCTGGGTTTGCAAGTGATCGTTAATTTGGGGGTGAATGCTGGATTGCTACCCACCAAAGGACTCACCTTGCCATTGATCAGCTATGGCGGTAGTTCATTGATCGTAAACTGCGTGGCGATTGCCTTATTGATGCGAGTGCAGCTTGAAACGATGCAGTTCGCAAAAACGGGCACAAAGCAGGCTAAAAAAAGTAGTAGGGAGAAGCGATCATGA
- the murD gene encoding UDP-N-acetylmuramoyl-L-alanine--D-glutamate ligase: protein MMEKDLTVIVGLGLSGLSVARFLKSRSRAFAVMDTRQQPPGMDQLTELAPEAHLICGRLDQALLESAALVVVSPGISIKIPEIAALPAQKIIGDIELFADALRKEQSAAKVIAITGANAKSTVTTLMGEMAQSARVNAVIGGNLGRPALDLLAEKADWYVLELSSFQLETTSTLKPAVATILNISPDHMDRYDSFADYCAAKQRVYLDAEHCLINQDDQLTWVDNSSANFAIGSICSDSQSWRLDNGQLFKGTEKLLSIAEMKLSGLHNQVNALSALALADLAGWPLEKCLAGIKQFSGLEHRCQWVGNVAGVDCYNDSKGTNVGATEAAIAGLADYSENGRKLVLIVGGQGKGQDFSPLAQVANQVVSHVVLIGEDAQQLAEVFAPICSCHFADSMENAIEMGLHFAKAGDGLLLSPACASFDMFKSFVVRGEVFTREIKRLEVLA, encoded by the coding sequence ATGATGGAAAAAGATTTAACGGTAATTGTCGGGCTAGGCCTTAGTGGTTTGTCAGTTGCTCGCTTTCTCAAATCGAGATCGCGGGCTTTTGCCGTTATGGACACGCGCCAGCAGCCTCCAGGAATGGATCAATTAACCGAGCTTGCACCAGAGGCACATTTAATTTGTGGTCGATTGGATCAAGCGCTGTTAGAAAGTGCGGCCTTGGTGGTAGTTAGTCCGGGTATTTCAATTAAAATACCAGAGATTGCGGCGCTGCCGGCGCAAAAAATAATCGGTGATATTGAGTTATTTGCTGATGCGCTGCGAAAAGAGCAGTCGGCGGCAAAAGTCATTGCGATTACCGGTGCTAATGCCAAAAGCACCGTAACCACTTTAATGGGCGAGATGGCGCAATCTGCCAGAGTTAATGCGGTTATCGGCGGTAATTTAGGGCGGCCCGCGTTGGATTTATTAGCAGAAAAAGCCGACTGGTATGTATTGGAATTATCCAGTTTTCAACTAGAAACCACTTCAACATTAAAACCTGCCGTTGCGACGATTTTAAATATTAGTCCTGATCATATGGATCGTTACGACAGTTTTGCGGATTATTGCGCCGCTAAGCAACGGGTTTATTTGGATGCTGAGCATTGTCTGATTAATCAAGATGATCAATTAACTTGGGTTGATAACAGTTCAGCAAATTTTGCTATTGGATCGATTTGTTCTGATAGTCAGAGCTGGCGTTTAGATAATGGCCAATTATTTAAAGGCACTGAAAAATTATTATCGATTGCAGAAATGAAGCTGTCAGGTTTACACAACCAAGTGAATGCGCTGTCTGCTTTGGCATTAGCAGACCTAGCGGGTTGGCCGCTTGAAAAGTGTTTAGCTGGAATAAAACAATTTTCTGGCCTAGAGCACCGCTGTCAATGGGTTGGCAATGTTGCTGGAGTCGATTGTTATAACGATTCTAAAGGCACCAATGTTGGCGCAACAGAAGCGGCAATCGCCGGTTTAGCCGATTATTCTGAAAATGGCCGAAAGCTGGTTTTAATAGTGGGTGGCCAAGGTAAAGGGCAGGACTTTTCACCTTTAGCTCAAGTTGCTAATCAAGTGGTGTCGCATGTGGTGTTGATCGGTGAAGATGCCCAGCAGCTGGCCGAAGTATTTGCTCCGATTTGCTCGTGCCATTTTGCTGATTCAATGGAAAATGCAATCGAAATGGGTTTGCACTTTGCAAAGGCCGGTGATGGTTTATTGCTTTCTCCCGCCTGCGCCAGTTTTGATATGTTCAAAAGCTTTGTTGTTCGCGGTGAAGTGTTCACTCGTGAGATTAAACGTCTTGAGGTGCTGGCATGA
- the mraY gene encoding phospho-N-acetylmuramoyl-pentapeptide-transferase translates to MLLWLSQNLTQYYSGFNLFQYLTMRGVLGVLTALAFSLLLGPYMIRKLRELSIGQTIRTEGPQTHLAKSGTPTMGGALILLSIGFSTLLWADLSNRYVWVVLLVTLVFGAVGWVDDWRKVVNKDTKGLPARWKYLWQSVAGFGAAIYLYYGHSSPAEIDLLIPFFPGVSFMIGPAFIALTYFVIVGSSNAVNLTDGLDGLAIMPTVLIAGALAIFAYASGRADFSDYLGVPFIAGSGELMVFCASIVGAGLGFLWFNTYPAQVFMGDVGALALGAALGVVAVIVRQELVFFIMSGVFVAETVSVILQVASFKLTGRRIFRMAPLHHHFELKGWAEPKVIVRFWIITVILVAIGLASLKIR, encoded by the coding sequence ATGTTGCTTTGGTTGAGCCAGAATCTGACCCAATATTATTCAGGATTTAATTTATTTCAGTATTTGACCATGCGTGGCGTATTAGGTGTTTTAACCGCGCTGGCATTTTCATTGCTACTTGGCCCATACATGATTCGCAAGTTACGTGAGTTATCAATCGGACAAACAATTCGTACCGAAGGCCCGCAAACCCATTTAGCTAAATCAGGTACGCCAACTATGGGTGGTGCACTGATTTTATTGTCCATCGGTTTTAGTACTTTGCTATGGGCTGACCTGAGCAACCGCTACGTTTGGGTGGTGTTGTTGGTGACCTTAGTTTTTGGTGCCGTAGGCTGGGTTGATGATTGGCGCAAGGTCGTTAATAAAGACACCAAAGGCTTGCCAGCACGCTGGAAGTATTTATGGCAGTCGGTTGCAGGTTTTGGTGCAGCGATTTATCTCTATTATGGCCATTCTTCACCGGCAGAAATTGATCTATTGATTCCGTTTTTCCCCGGCGTATCGTTCATGATTGGCCCGGCATTTATTGCACTGACTTATTTTGTAATTGTTGGTTCAAGTAATGCGGTCAACCTGACTGATGGTCTGGATGGATTAGCCATTATGCCAACAGTATTAATTGCAGGTGCTTTGGCAATTTTCGCTTATGCCTCAGGTCGAGCAGACTTCTCTGATTATTTAGGTGTGCCATTTATCGCAGGTTCTGGCGAATTAATGGTGTTCTGTGCCTCGATTGTTGGCGCCGGGTTGGGCTTTTTATGGTTTAACACTTATCCAGCCCAAGTATTTATGGGAGATGTTGGAGCTTTGGCATTAGGTGCAGCGCTGGGTGTTGTCGCGGTTATTGTTCGCCAGGAATTGGTCTTCTTCATTATGAGCGGCGTATTTGTTGCTGAAACTGTTTCGGTCATTCTACAAGTGGCGTCATTTAAATTGACCGGCCGTAGAATTTTCCGTATGGCACCGTTGCACCACCACTTTGAATTGAAAGGCTGGGCGGAACCAAAAGTCATTGTTCGGTTTTGGATTATTACAGTAATTCTGGTGGCGATTGGTTTGGCCAGCCTCAAGATTAGGTAG
- a CDS encoding UDP-N-acetylmuramoyl-tripeptide--D-alanyl-D-alanine ligase produces the protein MFNASLADMAKMLRAELTADVQVTGVSIDTRTITSGNLFVAIAGDRFDGHNFAEKAAQLGAAALLVERKLDVDLPMLIVPDATLALGRIARWWRRQLDLKVVGITGSCGKTSVKEMLASILSGQDQTLATKGNLNNHLGVPLTLLQLSEQDRYAVIEMGANHVGEIEYLTGLAKPDVALVNNVAAAHLSGFGSLQGVARAKGEIYQSLRGNDVALINDDDQYASYFSRLVNCHESRFGLGAGARVTADQIKIQSNGCYQFQLVMPEGSYPVKLSLPGQHQINNALAAASAARALKIAPEIIVAGLQRALPVSGRLRPIELSDGSLILDDSYNANPDSVKAAIDVALELAKHRQQKSLLLLGDMAELGERADELHYQVGVYARKKGLNGLLSVGKLSAKAARGFLGKQRDTNSSFSDQQSLVEAARKQMSVGAVVLVKGSRSAAMDQVVSQLSEGTN, from the coding sequence ATGTTTAATGCTTCTTTAGCCGATATGGCAAAAATGCTACGGGCAGAATTAACTGCCGATGTGCAAGTAACCGGCGTTTCGATTGATACGCGAACTATTACGTCGGGTAATTTATTTGTGGCGATTGCCGGTGACCGGTTTGATGGTCATAACTTCGCCGAAAAAGCGGCTCAGCTGGGTGCTGCAGCATTGTTAGTTGAGCGAAAGCTAGATGTTGATTTGCCAATGCTGATTGTCCCTGACGCTACCTTGGCTTTAGGAAGAATCGCCCGTTGGTGGCGAAGGCAGTTAGATCTTAAAGTCGTTGGTATTACTGGTAGCTGCGGCAAAACCAGTGTTAAAGAAATGCTGGCATCGATTTTGAGCGGTCAAGATCAGACCTTGGCAACTAAGGGTAATTTAAATAATCACTTGGGCGTGCCACTAACCTTGCTTCAACTCAGCGAACAAGATCGTTATGCAGTGATCGAAATGGGTGCCAATCATGTCGGTGAAATTGAATATCTAACTGGGTTGGCTAAGCCTGATGTGGCATTAGTAAATAATGTTGCTGCGGCGCATTTGTCTGGTTTTGGCAGTTTGCAGGGTGTTGCGCGTGCTAAGGGCGAAATTTATCAATCGCTACGCGGCAATGATGTTGCACTGATAAATGACGATGATCAGTATGCTTCCTATTTCAGTCGATTAGTCAATTGCCATGAAAGCCGTTTTGGCTTGGGTGCTGGCGCTCGAGTGACTGCCGATCAAATCAAGATTCAATCTAACGGTTGTTATCAGTTTCAATTGGTAATGCCCGAAGGGAGCTATCCGGTCAAATTGAGTTTGCCAGGTCAGCATCAAATTAATAATGCACTAGCGGCAGCATCTGCCGCACGCGCATTAAAAATAGCACCGGAAATTATTGTCGCAGGGCTACAGCGTGCGCTGCCAGTGTCGGGTCGTTTGCGTCCAATTGAACTAAGTGATGGCTCGTTGATTCTGGATGATAGCTATAACGCCAACCCAGATTCGGTAAAGGCAGCGATAGATGTTGCGTTGGAATTGGCTAAGCATCGCCAACAAAAATCCTTGTTGCTATTAGGTGATATGGCAGAACTGGGTGAAAGAGCTGACGAGCTGCATTATCAAGTTGGTGTATATGCCCGGAAAAAAGGCCTGAATGGTTTATTATCGGTCGGCAAATTATCAGCCAAGGCAGCCAGAGGCTTCCTCGGTAAGCAAAGAGACACTAATAGTAGTTTTTCCGACCAGCAATCACTGGTCGAAGCTGCTCGAAAGCAGATGAGTGTGGGAGCCGTTGTGTTAGTTAAAGGATCAAGAAGTGCCGCTATGGATCAAGTTGTAAGTCAATTGTCAGAGGGAACCAACTAA
- a CDS encoding UDP-N-acetylmuramoyl-L-alanyl-D-glutamate--2,6-diaminopimelate ligase, with protein MKSLAELLSGWCEVPDLQVKGLALDSRQIQPGYAFIAVQGNTGHGLDFLAQAEKAGACAIILDQHDDSAFQSDLPLVRLPKLKNRVGKLASRFYEHPSVQMPLVGITGTNGKTSCSLFLAHCWNQLGSQGGVIGTLGTGAVDSDQDAAEQLQETGNTTPDPVTVQAALAGMYQQGVRHAAIEVSSHAMDQHRVEGCRFETGLFTNLTQDHLDYHSSMEQYGEAKAKLFLEMPLQHAVVNLDDAFGIRLLQQLKQQRPEITRIGYSVYPQPQGLDLCDRFVVTEQSVLDQNGCQAKLNTSWGQFDFANQQLLASFNLSNLLGVIGCLLLDFAPEKVLQAASNLKPVPGRLNRFGGSELPLVVVDYAHTPDALQQVLSALRPLVSGKSYCVFGCGGDRDRNKRPQMAAAAEQNSDQLVITQDNSRFEDPAQIFADIKTGLQQPDLAWLEPERNQAIAKALSVAKAGDLIVVAGKGHEDYLDIQGKKSFWSDLQAVSELLQAKAGEQYV; from the coding sequence ATGAAGTCACTCGCTGAGCTGTTGTCTGGCTGGTGTGAAGTTCCGGATCTGCAAGTTAAAGGTCTAGCTTTAGATAGTCGACAGATTCAACCTGGATATGCGTTTATCGCAGTACAAGGAAATACTGGCCACGGGCTGGATTTTCTTGCTCAAGCAGAAAAAGCAGGTGCTTGTGCAATTATTCTTGATCAGCATGACGATTCCGCTTTTCAAAGCGATTTACCGCTAGTTCGATTGCCTAAATTGAAAAACCGGGTGGGTAAATTAGCCTCGCGTTTTTATGAGCACCCTTCAGTGCAAATGCCGTTAGTTGGCATTACCGGCACCAATGGTAAAACTTCCTGTAGCTTATTTTTAGCTCATTGCTGGAATCAACTAGGTTCGCAAGGTGGCGTCATTGGTACTTTAGGTACTGGCGCGGTTGATAGTGACCAAGATGCGGCAGAACAATTGCAAGAGACAGGTAATACCACGCCGGATCCGGTAACTGTGCAAGCGGCTTTAGCGGGAATGTATCAGCAAGGTGTTCGCCATGCAGCGATTGAAGTGTCATCCCATGCAATGGATCAGCATCGAGTGGAAGGCTGCCGTTTCGAAACCGGCTTATTCACCAATTTAACCCAAGATCATCTGGATTATCACAGCTCGATGGAGCAATACGGCGAAGCGAAAGCCAAGCTATTTCTGGAAATGCCATTGCAGCATGCGGTAGTGAATTTGGATGATGCTTTTGGCATTCGATTGCTGCAACAACTGAAACAACAACGACCAGAAATTACCCGTATCGGTTATAGCGTTTATCCGCAGCCACAAGGCTTAGATTTGTGTGATCGTTTTGTAGTTACCGAACAATCGGTATTAGATCAGAACGGTTGCCAAGCGAAATTAAATACTAGCTGGGGTCAGTTTGATTTTGCCAACCAGCAGTTGCTGGCCAGTTTTAATCTGTCGAATTTGTTGGGTGTGATCGGTTGCTTACTGTTAGATTTCGCACCAGAGAAAGTGCTGCAGGCAGCATCAAATCTTAAGCCAGTGCCGGGGCGACTGAATCGTTTTGGTGGTAGTGAACTGCCACTAGTTGTCGTTGATTACGCCCATACGCCAGATGCATTGCAGCAAGTGTTATCTGCGTTACGTCCGTTGGTCAGCGGCAAAAGTTACTGTGTCTTTGGCTGTGGTGGTGATCGGGATCGTAATAAGCGACCTCAAATGGCCGCCGCTGCAGAACAAAATTCTGATCAGTTGGTGATTACTCAAGATAATTCTCGCTTTGAAGATCCAGCGCAAATTTTTGCCGATATTAAAACCGGCTTGCAGCAGCCTGATTTAGCCTGGTTAGAGCCAGAGCGCAATCAGGCAATTGCCAAGGCGCTGTCGGTTGCCAAGGCGGGAGATTTAATCGTTGTGGCTGGCAAAGGCCATGAAGATTATCTGGATATTCAAGGTAAGAAATCCTTCTGGTCTGATCTACAAGCGGTAAGTGAATTGTTGCAAGCAAAAGCTGGAGAGCAATATGTTTAA
- a CDS encoding peptidoglycan D,D-transpeptidase FtsI family protein, with translation MTEQLKSIKDWRLWLVAILMIMALGAVLYRMADIQLLNPDFLRNQGDARSLRVVSIPAGRGMITDRYGKPLAISTPVKSVWADPSKIDPENERLDKLCRQLSLGCKKLRKRLTRSQSKEFLWVKRHVNPALAEKVSALKIPGIFLQTEYRRYYPAGEVAAHVVGFTDIDLNGQEGIERSFDRQLQGANGNKRVLKNLQGQVVEEIERIAEPRAGKSLALSIDLRMQYLAYRELKAKVAEVGGSAGSVVVMDIKTGEVLAMASQPSFNPNDRRQLKPQSLRNRAVTDTIEPGSTMKPLTVLAGIESGKFDIDSLINVSPRVMKLDGGVVRDHRDFGKLSLAGILQKSSNIGVSRIALDLPPNQLQGTFAKVGLGMATGIELPGESSGKLSDRYKWKEIDLATMSFGYGLSVTPIQLARAYSALANKGKLLHPTLLKTDKVLGGEQVLDAVASEQVVSMMEGVVSREGTAFKASVAGYRVAGKTGTVRQATAGGYSDDSYMAFFAGVAPATNPRLAMVVVVRDPRGDNYHGGDVAAPVFSRVMAGGLRLMNIAPDQSLPGLLAAREVITNEVTR, from the coding sequence ATGACTGAACAACTAAAAAGCATCAAGGACTGGAGGCTTTGGCTGGTTGCCATTTTAATGATAATGGCGCTAGGTGCAGTGTTGTATCGAATGGCTGATATTCAGTTGTTGAATCCAGATTTTCTTCGTAATCAGGGTGATGCTCGATCGCTACGGGTAGTGTCTATTCCTGCTGGTCGCGGCATGATCACCGATCGCTATGGCAAGCCGCTTGCTATCAGCACCCCGGTTAAAAGTGTTTGGGCCGATCCTTCCAAAATTGATCCAGAAAATGAGCGCTTAGATAAGCTCTGTCGCCAACTTTCCCTCGGTTGTAAAAAATTACGCAAACGTTTAACCCGCTCTCAAAGTAAAGAGTTTCTGTGGGTCAAACGGCATGTCAATCCAGCGCTAGCTGAGAAAGTAAGCGCGCTAAAAATCCCTGGCATCTTCTTACAAACCGAATATCGCCGCTACTACCCTGCAGGTGAAGTTGCCGCCCATGTGGTGGGCTTTACCGACATCGATTTGAATGGTCAGGAAGGTATCGAGCGTAGTTTTGATCGTCAGCTTCAGGGTGCTAATGGCAATAAGCGAGTGTTAAAAAACCTGCAAGGCCAAGTGGTTGAAGAGATCGAGCGAATTGCTGAACCTCGTGCTGGTAAATCTTTAGCCTTAAGCATCGATTTAAGAATGCAATATCTTGCCTATCGGGAATTAAAAGCCAAGGTGGCCGAAGTAGGCGGTAGCGCTGGCTCGGTAGTAGTAATGGATATTAAAACCGGTGAGGTTTTAGCCATGGCATCTCAACCTTCATTTAATCCCAATGACCGACGCCAGTTAAAGCCACAGTCATTGAGAAATCGCGCGGTAACCGACACGATTGAGCCAGGTTCGACCATGAAGCCGTTAACGGTTTTAGCCGGAATTGAGTCAGGCAAGTTTGATATAGATAGTTTGATCAATGTTTCGCCCCGCGTAATGAAGCTAGACGGTGGTGTGGTTCGAGATCATCGAGATTTTGGCAAGCTATCGCTGGCCGGCATTTTACAGAAATCCAGTAATATTGGAGTCAGTCGGATTGCTTTAGATTTACCACCGAATCAATTGCAAGGTACTTTTGCCAAAGTAGGGCTAGGTATGGCTACCGGCATAGAGCTTCCAGGTGAAAGTAGTGGAAAGCTTTCGGATCGTTATAAATGGAAAGAAATCGATTTGGCTACCATGTCGTTTGGATATGGTTTGAGCGTGACGCCGATTCAGCTGGCGCGCGCCTATTCAGCTTTGGCCAACAAAGGTAAATTACTTCATCCAACCTTATTGAAAACTGACAAGGTGCTGGGCGGCGAGCAGGTACTTGATGCGGTAGCTAGCGAGCAAGTTGTTTCAATGATGGAAGGTGTCGTCAGTCGAGAAGGAACCGCTTTTAAAGCGAGCGTTGCTGGTTATCGAGTGGCAGGAAAAACCGGTACGGTCCGTCAAGCAACGGCCGGTGGTTATTCCGATGATTCTTATATGGCTTTTTTCGCCGGTGTTGCACCGGCAACTAATCCTAGATTAGCCATGGTAGTCGTAGTCCGTGATCCGCGCGGAGATAATTACCATGGTGGCGATGTCGCTGCACCGGTGTTTTCCCGGGTGATGGCGGGAGGTTTACGTTTAATGAATATTGCTCCGGATCAGAGTTTACCGGGGTTGCTGGCAGCTCGAGAGGTGATTACTAATGAAGTCACTCGCTGA